From Triticum aestivum cultivar Chinese Spring chromosome 4A, IWGSC CS RefSeq v2.1, whole genome shotgun sequence, a single genomic window includes:
- the LOC123088045 gene encoding thermospermine synthase ACAULIS5 isoform X1, with the protein MSSSAEFVRRHHRHTHLHYMHPVTLSAFAEPPVNFALVCKMLGVGEMNHRLEANGHGKPVAMAKQEQLQQRGDHEETLWYEEEIHDDLKICYALNSVLHRGKSKYQEIALVDTKCFGKALIIDGKMQSADADEFIYHESLIHPPLLFHPNPETVFIMGGGEGSAAREALKQKTVQRVVMCDIDEEVVHFCRTHLSVNWDAFASDKLCLVINDARAELEKMREEKFDVIVGDLADPMEGGPCYQLYTRSFYEQVLKPRLHDGGIFVTQAGPAGVLTHKEVFSSIYNTLRHVFKHVKAYTAHVPSLADTWGWVMASDHPFTLTAQQINERITDRIDGELSYLDGETLISSTTLNKTVFHSLLNERHVYTEDDARFVHGHGTGRAAMLN; encoded by the exons ATGTCGAGCAGTGCAGAATTTGTACGACGACACCACCGACACACGCACCTACACTATATGCACCCAGTGACCCTCTCAGCTTTCGCAGAGCCACCAGTTAACTTCGCTCTTGTCTGCAAGATGTTGGGAGTTGGTGAGATGAACCACCGGCTCGAGGCGAATGGGCACGGCAAGCCGGTGGCCATGGCGAAGCAGGAGCAGCTGCAGCAGAGGGGAGATCATGAGGAGACCCTGTGGTACGAGGAGGAGATCCATGACGACCTCAAGATCTGCTACGCCTTGAACAG CGTGCTGCACCGAGGGAAAAGCAAGTACCAGGAGATTGCCCTGGTTGATACCAAGTGTTTCGGAAAGGCTCTGATAATCGACGGGAAGATGCAGAGCGCGGACGCGGACGAGTTCATCTACCACGAGTCCTTGATACACCCGCCGCTTCTCTTCCATCCCAA CCCGGAGACGGTGTTCAtcatgggcggcggcgagggatcagcggcgagggaggcgcTGAAGCAAAAGACCGTCCAGAGGGTGGTGATGTGCGACATAGACGAG GAGGTGGTGCACTTCTGCCGGACGCACCTCAGCGTCAACTGGGACGCGTTCGCCAGCGACAAGCTCTGCCTCGTCATCAACGACGCCAG GGCTGAGCTAGAGAAGATGCGGGAGGAGAAGTTCGACGTGATAGTGGGGGACCTCGCGGATCCCATGGAGGGAGGCCCCTGCTACCAGCTCTACACCAGGTCCTTCTACGAGCAGGTCCTCAAGCCCAGGCTCCACGACGGTGGCATCTTCGTCACACAG GCTGGACCAGCGGGCGTCCTGACGCACAAGGAGGTCTTCTCATCCATCTACAACACCCTTAGGCACGTCTTCAAGC ATGTGAAAGCATACACTGCCCACGTACCGTCCTTGGCTGACACCTGGGGCTGGGTCATG GCATCAGATCATCCCTTCACCCTCACCGCCCAGCAGATCAACGAGAGGATCACGGACAGGATTGATGGCGAGCTGTCGTACCTCGACGGGGAGACCCTTATTTCTTCAACCACTCTCAACAAGACCGTCTTCCACTC ACTATTGAATGAAAGGCATGTGTACACGGAGGATGACGCGAGGTTCGTCCACGGACATGGGACTGGGAGGGCAGCCATGCTTAACTGA
- the LOC123088045 gene encoding thermospermine synthase ACAULIS5 isoform X2 yields the protein MLGVGEMNHRLEANGHGKPVAMAKQEQLQQRGDHEETLWYEEEIHDDLKICYALNSVLHRGKSKYQEIALVDTKCFGKALIIDGKMQSADADEFIYHESLIHPPLLFHPNPETVFIMGGGEGSAAREALKQKTVQRVVMCDIDEEVVHFCRTHLSVNWDAFASDKLCLVINDARAELEKMREEKFDVIVGDLADPMEGGPCYQLYTRSFYEQVLKPRLHDGGIFVTQAGPAGVLTHKEVFSSIYNTLRHVFKHVKAYTAHVPSLADTWGWVMASDHPFTLTAQQINERITDRIDGELSYLDGETLISSTTLNKTVFHSLLNERHVYTEDDARFVHGHGTGRAAMLN from the exons ATGTTGGGAGTTGGTGAGATGAACCACCGGCTCGAGGCGAATGGGCACGGCAAGCCGGTGGCCATGGCGAAGCAGGAGCAGCTGCAGCAGAGGGGAGATCATGAGGAGACCCTGTGGTACGAGGAGGAGATCCATGACGACCTCAAGATCTGCTACGCCTTGAACAG CGTGCTGCACCGAGGGAAAAGCAAGTACCAGGAGATTGCCCTGGTTGATACCAAGTGTTTCGGAAAGGCTCTGATAATCGACGGGAAGATGCAGAGCGCGGACGCGGACGAGTTCATCTACCACGAGTCCTTGATACACCCGCCGCTTCTCTTCCATCCCAA CCCGGAGACGGTGTTCAtcatgggcggcggcgagggatcagcggcgagggaggcgcTGAAGCAAAAGACCGTCCAGAGGGTGGTGATGTGCGACATAGACGAG GAGGTGGTGCACTTCTGCCGGACGCACCTCAGCGTCAACTGGGACGCGTTCGCCAGCGACAAGCTCTGCCTCGTCATCAACGACGCCAG GGCTGAGCTAGAGAAGATGCGGGAGGAGAAGTTCGACGTGATAGTGGGGGACCTCGCGGATCCCATGGAGGGAGGCCCCTGCTACCAGCTCTACACCAGGTCCTTCTACGAGCAGGTCCTCAAGCCCAGGCTCCACGACGGTGGCATCTTCGTCACACAG GCTGGACCAGCGGGCGTCCTGACGCACAAGGAGGTCTTCTCATCCATCTACAACACCCTTAGGCACGTCTTCAAGC ATGTGAAAGCATACACTGCCCACGTACCGTCCTTGGCTGACACCTGGGGCTGGGTCATG GCATCAGATCATCCCTTCACCCTCACCGCCCAGCAGATCAACGAGAGGATCACGGACAGGATTGATGGCGAGCTGTCGTACCTCGACGGGGAGACCCTTATTTCTTCAACCACTCTCAACAAGACCGTCTTCCACTC ACTATTGAATGAAAGGCATGTGTACACGGAGGATGACGCGAGGTTCGTCCACGGACATGGGACTGGGAGGGCAGCCATGCTTAACTGA